The following are encoded in a window of Telmatobacter sp. DSM 110680 genomic DNA:
- a CDS encoding Gfo/Idh/MocA family oxidoreductase, with product MIRVGLVGFGMAGRVFHAPLISSVEGLELAAVVERSTDMAAERYPGITTYRSVEELLADASIKLVVVATPNSSHFPIAMQALEAAKSVVVDKPVALSSGEVVQLAELAGGIGLHVIPFHNRRFDSDFLTIRKLMDERSLGRMVHFESNFDRWRPGPSSRVWKEETDEGGILFDLGTHLVDQALMLFGQPAAVGAEVLRERDGEGSNDAFTIRLHYFSGFSVTLGANCLSSLARPRFHLRGSKGNFWKWGLDPQEDALNNVAKITDTNWGEEPNDRWGTLSADVDGDIVTRPVPSTPGDYRLFYAGVRDLLLGDAAAAPVTPTEAWRAIRVLEWAKQSSELHRDVECDWSGEPA from the coding sequence ATGATTCGCGTAGGACTGGTTGGTTTCGGCATGGCGGGCCGCGTATTCCACGCTCCGCTTATTTCTTCTGTCGAAGGTCTCGAACTCGCTGCCGTTGTCGAGCGCTCTACTGACATGGCAGCCGAGCGTTATCCCGGTATCACCACGTATCGGTCGGTCGAAGAGCTGCTTGCCGACGCCTCGATCAAACTCGTGGTCGTCGCGACGCCAAACAGCAGTCACTTCCCGATCGCCATGCAAGCGCTTGAAGCGGCGAAGAGCGTTGTGGTGGATAAGCCTGTGGCACTCAGTTCTGGTGAGGTCGTCCAGCTTGCGGAGCTTGCTGGCGGGATTGGTCTGCACGTTATTCCATTTCATAACCGCCGCTTTGACAGTGACTTCCTGACGATTCGAAAACTAATGGATGAGCGTTCTTTAGGACGCATGGTTCACTTTGAATCGAATTTTGACCGCTGGCGGCCCGGCCCTTCCAGTAGGGTGTGGAAAGAGGAAACAGATGAGGGCGGTATCCTGTTTGACCTCGGCACACATTTGGTAGACCAGGCACTTATGCTGTTTGGTCAGCCGGCTGCGGTTGGGGCTGAGGTGCTCCGCGAGCGCGATGGCGAAGGTTCAAACGACGCTTTCACGATTCGTCTGCATTATTTCTCGGGTTTCTCCGTCACGCTTGGAGCTAACTGCCTGTCGTCTCTCGCGCGTCCTCGCTTCCATCTGCGGGGTAGCAAGGGAAACTTCTGGAAGTGGGGGCTTGACCCGCAAGAAGACGCGCTGAATAACGTTGCCAAAATTACGGATACGAATTGGGGCGAGGAGCCTAACGACCGCTGGGGTACGCTCAGTGCCGATGTCGACGGCGACATTGTGACACGGCCAGTGCCGTCGACACCGGGCGATTACCGGCTTTTCTACGCAGGAGTTCGCGATCTTCTTCTGGGCGACGCGGCTGCTGCTCCGGTGACGCCGACGGAAGCCTGGCGGGCTATACGGGTGCTTGAGTGGGCAAAACAAAGTTCGGAATTGCACCGCGACGTCGAATGCGATTGGAGCGGCGAGCCGGCCTGA
- the recR gene encoding recombination mediator RecR yields MPRYAEPMARLIDELKKLPGVGTKTAQRFAFHILRSNDDDASALAEAVRGLKASLRLCSVCNNITDVDPCVYCTSPTRNQRLVCVVEEPTNIDAVERTRFGGVYHVLHGTLSPLHGVGPEQLRGRSLIERVERGEVDEVILATSPTLEGEATASWLAGTLRGFPVRITRIATGVPAGSDIEYADEVTMAHALEGRHEMKS; encoded by the coding sequence GTGCCACGCTATGCCGAGCCGATGGCCCGGCTCATCGACGAGTTGAAGAAGCTGCCGGGGGTGGGAACCAAGACCGCTCAGCGATTCGCTTTTCACATTTTGCGTTCGAACGATGACGATGCGTCGGCTTTGGCTGAAGCCGTGCGTGGGCTCAAGGCGAGCCTGCGGCTGTGCTCAGTCTGCAACAACATCACAGACGTTGATCCATGCGTCTATTGCACCAGTCCTACCCGCAACCAGCGACTGGTTTGCGTAGTGGAAGAGCCCACCAATATCGATGCGGTCGAGCGAACTCGTTTCGGCGGGGTCTATCACGTTCTGCATGGGACGCTCTCGCCGCTGCACGGCGTGGGTCCGGAACAGCTTCGCGGCCGGTCGCTTATCGAGCGGGTTGAACGCGGAGAAGTGGATGAAGTGATTCTTGCGACTAGCCCAACCCTGGAAGGAGAAGCCACAGCAAGCTGGCTGGCTGGCACGTTGCGAGGTTTCCCGGTTCGCATCACGCGCATTGCTACGGGCGTCCCTGCCGGCAGCGATATCGAATATGCAGATGAAGTCACAATGGCGCACGCCCTGGAAGGTCGCCACGAAATGAAGTCCTGA
- a CDS encoding MBL fold metallo-hydrolase produces the protein MATVNRRSFLHLGMAAGAAVLAPRWVFSQAAASTDRVAQMRAAGASTPVKTTKLYDNIWLLQGAGGNMAVQSGKDGNILIDSSFATAVPHIREAISSVSSDAPHALINTHWHVDHVDGNEGMHSAGYRVIAHTKTKDRMSQPAEMKLFHMSLPAYPAGALPTVTFDGSMRHDHNGDSIELVHYDPAHTDTDIYIHFHNADVLHCGDIFFNKTYPFIDEGTGGSIGGTIAAAEKSLALAGDNTKIIPGHGPLGNKADLKKYIDMLSATRDKVSGLKKAGASEQEVLAKKPTADLDADWAHGGSPDMFVGIVYRTI, from the coding sequence ATGGCTACAGTCAATCGCAGGAGTTTTCTCCATCTTGGAATGGCCGCAGGTGCTGCGGTCCTGGCGCCGCGTTGGGTATTTTCGCAGGCGGCAGCATCAACTGATCGCGTTGCGCAGATGCGGGCCGCGGGCGCGTCTACTCCCGTGAAAACGACCAAGCTTTATGACAACATCTGGCTGCTGCAGGGCGCTGGCGGAAACATGGCTGTCCAGTCGGGCAAGGACGGCAATATCCTCATCGATTCCAGCTTTGCAACGGCTGTACCGCACATTCGGGAAGCCATTTCTTCGGTCAGCAGCGATGCGCCTCATGCATTGATTAATACGCACTGGCACGTCGACCATGTGGACGGCAATGAAGGCATGCACTCCGCCGGATACCGGGTCATCGCTCACACGAAGACCAAAGACCGCATGTCGCAGCCGGCGGAGATGAAGCTCTTTCACATGTCGTTGCCCGCATATCCTGCCGGAGCGCTGCCCACCGTCACCTTCGACGGATCGATGCGCCACGATCACAACGGAGACTCGATTGAACTGGTTCATTACGATCCGGCTCACACCGACACCGATATCTATATTCACTTTCACAACGCGGACGTGCTCCATTGCGGAGATATCTTCTTCAACAAAACTTACCCATTCATCGATGAAGGCACTGGCGGATCGATTGGTGGCACCATCGCGGCAGCGGAGAAGTCGCTGGCGCTCGCCGGGGATAACACCAAGATCATTCCCGGGCATGGACCGCTGGGCAACAAGGCCGATCTAAAGAAGTACATCGACATGCTCTCGGCGACGCGCGATAAAGTCTCAGGGTTGAAAAAGGCGGGCGCCAGCGAACAGGAAGTGCTGGCCAAGAAACCGACAGCGGATCTCGATGCTGACTGGGCACATGGCGGTTCGCCGGACATGTTTGTCGGAATCGTCTATAGGACAATTTAG
- a CDS encoding ABC transporter permease subunit — MLQRTFARSLVTVRTWPFVIDLSVGLCALAVFMAVVHMATYWMGSAVPVSPISQNARSLPVYALYSVMRIGIAYVLSLIFAVAYGYIAAHNTRVEAWMIAVLDILQSIPVLSFLPPVLLAMIALVPHHQLGIELGVILLIFTGQVWNLAFSFYSSVKSIPREMIEASRIYRYSAWQRFWQLEMPYAAIGLVWNSIVSVANGWFALMACEMFPLNGTNFQLPGLGSYIQTATYSGDTRALLSGIAAIVLIVVATDQLIWRPLIAWSEKFKFEQVEAADHVTSPILTLLQRSALITTLSNRVWASIEEPIYRRLARTRECRVVQPIDLETGKQRASIGYWVVGVFFAIAITWGAIQCALMLRHVTLSDLRMLLAGAAATFLRVNVALLISALWTVPVGVAIGFNPKLARVVQPVAQVLASVPATAFFPILLIGLLKIGGGLGIGSVALMLLGTQWYILFNVIAGAMSIPSDLREAASLYRFTRWQRWTKLILPGIFPYLITGMVTASGGAWNASVFAEYANIQGRTIQTIGLGAQIQSASADGRFPILLMATVMISLMVVTMNRLVWRRMYRLAETRYKLEG, encoded by the coding sequence ATGCTGCAGCGCACGTTTGCACGCTCGCTCGTGACCGTTCGCACCTGGCCTTTTGTCATCGACCTGAGCGTCGGCCTTTGCGCGCTGGCTGTTTTTATGGCCGTCGTGCACATGGCTACTTATTGGATGGGATCGGCAGTCCCGGTTTCTCCCATTTCGCAAAATGCGCGGTCGCTCCCTGTCTATGCGCTCTACTCGGTGATGCGCATAGGGATTGCGTACGTGCTCAGTTTGATCTTTGCAGTCGCTTACGGCTATATCGCCGCGCATAATACGCGCGTCGAGGCCTGGATGATTGCGGTCCTCGATATCTTGCAGTCGATTCCAGTACTCAGCTTTTTGCCACCGGTGCTGCTCGCGATGATCGCGCTTGTGCCACATCATCAATTGGGCATTGAGTTGGGTGTCATCCTCCTGATCTTCACCGGGCAGGTGTGGAACCTTGCGTTCAGCTTTTACTCGTCGGTGAAGAGCATCCCACGCGAAATGATCGAGGCTTCACGCATCTATCGTTACTCGGCGTGGCAGCGCTTCTGGCAACTGGAGATGCCTTACGCCGCGATAGGCCTCGTGTGGAACTCGATTGTGTCGGTTGCCAACGGCTGGTTTGCGCTGATGGCTTGCGAAATGTTTCCACTGAACGGCACCAACTTCCAACTGCCGGGGCTGGGCAGCTATATCCAGACAGCAACGTACTCGGGGGATACGCGGGCGCTCTTGAGCGGGATCGCAGCTATCGTCCTGATCGTGGTTGCTACGGATCAGTTGATCTGGCGTCCGCTGATTGCGTGGAGCGAGAAATTCAAATTCGAGCAGGTAGAGGCAGCGGATCATGTTACCTCACCGATTCTCACCCTGCTGCAACGTTCTGCCCTGATCACGACGCTCTCAAACCGCGTATGGGCGAGCATTGAAGAGCCTATCTATCGGCGCCTTGCACGCACCCGCGAGTGCCGTGTTGTGCAGCCAATCGACCTGGAAACGGGCAAGCAGAGAGCTTCAATCGGCTACTGGGTGGTCGGCGTCTTCTTCGCGATTGCCATTACGTGGGGAGCAATCCAGTGTGCTCTGATGCTGCGCCATGTCACGCTTAGCGATCTCCGCATGTTGCTGGCGGGCGCGGCTGCGACTTTCCTGCGCGTAAATGTTGCACTCCTCATCTCCGCTTTGTGGACGGTGCCGGTTGGCGTGGCGATCGGATTTAATCCCAAGCTTGCACGCGTGGTTCAGCCGGTGGCGCAGGTGCTGGCGTCTGTTCCGGCGACGGCCTTCTTTCCGATTTTGCTGATCGGCTTGCTCAAGATCGGCGGCGGACTTGGCATTGGTTCGGTTGCGCTCATGCTGCTGGGCACACAGTGGTACATCTTGTTCAACGTGATCGCGGGAGCGATGTCCATCCCGTCTGACCTGCGCGAAGCTGCTTCACTTTACAGGTTCACGCGGTGGCAGCGCTGGACGAAGCTCATTCTTCCCGGCATTTTTCCATACCTCATTACGGGGATGGTCACGGCCTCCGGTGGGGCGTGGAATGCGTCTGTGTTTGCCGAATATGCCAACATCCAAGGCCGTACCATCCAGACGATCGGCCTTGGAGCCCAGATTCAATCGGCCTCGGCCGATGGGCGTTTTCCGATCCTGCTGATGGCAACTGTCATGATTTCGCTGATGGTGGTTACGATGAATCGACTGGTCTGGCGCCGGATGTATCGCCTCGCGGAAACGCGGTATAAACTTGAGGGCTAA
- a CDS encoding nitrate/sulfonate/bicarbonate ABC transporter ATP-binding protein — MQPAGIPNVAQNPSAVAASSSAGEAVVRAGEAIIRAEKIEKYYAQPSQNRIQVISPTDLSIVPGEIVALLGPSGSGKSTMLRMLSGLSQPSAGQVYWHERPIAEAEINVSIVFQSFALFPWLTVLENVEAPLQARGVDPEERRARSMRMLDTVGLDGFESAYPKELSGGMKQRVGFARALVVEPEVLFMDEPFSALDVLTAENLRSELLELWAKKTMPTRCVFIVTHNIEEAVLLADRIIVLGRNPGHIRTDFRVQIPQPRDRKSEQFTQLVDYIYKVLTRPDVVPTEAPDHQHPGPKVRDQRQMKYQMLPHARPGGVAGLLELLLDKGGRDDIYRLADDLAFEIDDLLPIVDAAQLLGFLKVEEGDANITENGTEFANSEILRQKEIFRDAALQNVLLLRQIQRALEAKSDHTVPEEFFLDMLDEQFSDEEAHRQIETAVTWGRYAELFDFDAARRRFVMPDAIEEAAVAGDDD, encoded by the coding sequence ATGCAGCCAGCAGGCATCCCGAATGTTGCGCAAAATCCGTCCGCGGTCGCCGCGTCGAGCTCAGCCGGGGAAGCTGTCGTTCGCGCTGGAGAAGCGATCATTCGTGCCGAAAAGATCGAGAAATACTATGCGCAGCCCAGCCAGAATCGAATCCAGGTCATCTCGCCAACCGACCTGAGCATCGTCCCGGGGGAGATTGTCGCCCTGCTCGGGCCTTCCGGATCCGGCAAATCCACCATGCTGCGGATGCTTTCCGGGCTCTCCCAGCCCTCCGCCGGTCAGGTTTACTGGCATGAGCGACCAATTGCCGAGGCCGAAATCAACGTCTCGATTGTCTTCCAGAGTTTTGCCCTGTTTCCCTGGTTGACTGTGCTTGAAAATGTAGAGGCACCGCTACAGGCCCGCGGAGTAGATCCGGAAGAACGCCGTGCCCGCAGCATGCGGATGCTCGATACCGTAGGCCTCGACGGATTCGAGTCAGCTTACCCTAAAGAGCTTTCTGGAGGCATGAAGCAGAGAGTCGGTTTTGCTCGCGCGCTCGTGGTTGAGCCCGAGGTCCTTTTTATGGACGAACCTTTCTCTGCTCTCGACGTGCTGACGGCTGAGAACCTGCGCAGCGAACTGCTCGAACTCTGGGCCAAGAAGACTATGCCCACCCGGTGCGTCTTCATCGTGACGCACAACATCGAAGAGGCCGTTTTGCTGGCCGATCGCATCATTGTCCTGGGGAGAAATCCGGGACATATCCGAACCGACTTTCGCGTGCAGATTCCGCAGCCGCGCGACCGCAAATCTGAGCAGTTCACTCAGCTGGTTGATTACATTTATAAAGTTCTCACGCGACCAGACGTAGTGCCCACCGAGGCACCGGACCATCAGCATCCCGGGCCGAAGGTCCGCGATCAGCGCCAGATGAAGTACCAGATGCTGCCCCATGCACGTCCGGGCGGCGTCGCGGGTCTCCTTGAGTTATTGCTCGATAAGGGCGGTCGCGATGACATCTACCGGCTGGCTGACGACCTGGCATTTGAAATCGACGACCTGCTGCCGATCGTGGATGCGGCCCAGTTGCTGGGCTTCCTGAAAGTGGAGGAAGGCGACGCGAACATCACGGAGAACGGAACGGAATTCGCCAACTCCGAGATTCTTCGGCAAAAGGAGATCTTTCGCGACGCCGCGTTGCAGAATGTGCTGCTGCTCCGGCAGATTCAACGCGCGCTCGAGGCCAAGAGCGACCACACCGTTCCGGAGGAGTTCTTCCTCGACATGCTCGACGAACAATTCAGCGATGAAGAAGCTCATCGCCAGATAGAGACTGCCGTTACGTGGGGTCGTTATGCCGAGTTGTTTGACTTCGATGCCGCGCGCCGGCGGTTCGTGATGCCGGATGCCATCGAAGAAGCCGCGGTAGCCGGAGACGATGATTGA
- a CDS encoding YbaB/EbfC family nucleoid-associated protein, with amino-acid sequence MINPLKMAEMLSQANKMQEDMQRKLTQTIVEGSSGGGAVTATMNGKKELVKLKIDPAAVTSLSGPNPDVELLESLIVGAVNDAGHKADEAIQSSVKGALGGLNLNIPGLG; translated from the coding sequence ATGATCAATCCCCTCAAGATGGCCGAGATGCTTTCCCAGGCCAACAAAATGCAAGAGGACATGCAGCGCAAGCTCACGCAGACTATAGTGGAGGGCTCAAGCGGCGGCGGGGCAGTGACGGCGACCATGAACGGGAAGAAGGAACTCGTCAAGCTCAAGATCGATCCGGCTGCAGTTACGAGCCTGAGCGGCCCCAATCCTGATGTTGAATTGCTCGAGTCGCTTATCGTGGGCGCCGTCAACGATGCCGGCCACAAGGCTGATGAGGCTATTCAATCCAGCGTAAAAGGCGCATTGGGCGGATTGAACCTGAATATTCCGGGCCTCGGCTAA
- a CDS encoding response regulator yields MPDNHVKPKVLVVDDERVIADTLSMILNQSGFQAKAVYSGEAALELASSYEPDMLIADVIMADLNGIDAAIQIRSLLPKIKILLFSGQAATADLLEKARAQGYEFEILAKPVHPQDLLSRLRS; encoded by the coding sequence ATGCCCGATAATCACGTTAAGCCCAAAGTACTTGTAGTTGACGACGAACGCGTCATAGCCGACACGCTATCCATGATTCTGAACCAGAGCGGCTTCCAGGCTAAGGCTGTGTACTCCGGCGAGGCTGCGCTCGAGCTTGCGTCTAGCTATGAACCGGATATGCTGATTGCCGACGTGATCATGGCGGACCTGAATGGTATCGACGCCGCGATCCAGATTCGTTCTTTGCTGCCAAAGATCAAGATTCTGCTGTTCTCAGGCCAGGCTGCAACCGCCGATTTGCTTGAGAAAGCACGTGCGCAAGGCTATGAATTCGAAATCCTCGCCAAGCCTGTGCACCCCCAGGACCTCTTGAGCCGGCTGCGCAGCTAG